A single window of Labeo rohita strain BAU-BD-2019 chromosome 4, IGBB_LRoh.1.0, whole genome shotgun sequence DNA harbors:
- the LOC127164058 gene encoding LOW QUALITY PROTEIN: B-cell receptor-associated protein 29-like (The sequence of the model RefSeq protein was modified relative to this genomic sequence to represent the inferred CDS: substituted 1 base at 1 genomic stop codon) — protein MDNGNIMDLFNRGRPVRVCAPMVRYSKLPFRCLVRKYDCDVCFTPMIIAADFMRSAKARDSEFTTNKTDRPLIVQFAAKDAQTLADAACVVSPFSDGVDLNCGCPQRWAMSEGYGACLINKPELVKDMVRLVRNQIDNPSYAVSIKIRVHKDIRKTVDLCQKVEAAGVSWITVHGRTADERHQPVHYDAIKTIKDSLSIPVIANGDIKSMQDVEAIYELTGVDGVXNTMTLQWTAVASFLYVEIGVLVILCLPFISAQRWQSIFKWSIWNRLSQFWNKGFLTMIIILIVLFLDALREVRKYSSTDQSKDSKLHPNMFDHMHMKLFRAQRNLYISGFSLFLWLVMRRVVTLISQLATAVGTSVALQTQAESANKAAKKYMEDNEMLKQALTDAKGEGGKIQDPEENKLLKKEVQRLTEELKSSTDALKKSKSDLDTMKKQTEGLTKEYDRLLQEHQEIQNQLDSGDKKDN, from the exons ATGGACAATGGGAATATCATGGACCTTTTTAACAGGGGGAGGCCAGTCAGAGTGTGTGCACCCATGGTCCGCTACTCAAA GCTGCCTTTCAGATGTCTGGTGAGGAAATATGACTGTGATGTGTGTTTCACCCCAATGATCATTGCAGCTGATTTCATGCGCTCTGCAAAAGCTAGAGACAGTGAATTCACCACCAATAAGA CTGACCGGCCCTTGATCGTCCAGTTTGCTGCGAAGGATGCACAGACGCTGGCAGATGCGGCGTGTGTGGTTTCTCCTTTCTCAGATGGAGTGGATTTGAACTGTGGCTGTCCACAAAG GTGGGCCATGTCTGAAGGTTACGGTGCGTGTCTGATTAACAAACCTGAGCTAGTGAAAGACATGGTTCGACTTGTTCGAAACCAAATCGACAACCCCAGCTATGCAGTATCCATTAAAATAAG AGTTCACAAAGATATCAGGAAGACAGTGGATCTCTGTCAGAAGGTCGAGGCAGCAGGAGTCTCATGGATTACAGTTCACGGTCGTACAGCCGACGAGAGGCACCAGCCCGTTCACTACGACGCCATTAAGACCATCAAGGACAGTCTTTCCATCCCAGTCATTGCTAATGGTGACATCAAGAGCATGCAGGATGTGGAGGCCATCTACGAGCTCACAGGGGTGGATGGTGT CTGAAATACAATGACGTTGCAGTGGACTGCGGTTGCATCTTTCTTGTATGTGGAGATTGGCGTCCTCGTCATCTTGTGTCTGCCTTTCATCTCTGCTCAAAG ATGGCAGAGTATTTTCAAATGGAGCATCTGGAACCGTCTTTCCCAGTTCTGGAACAAAGGCTTTCTCACTATGATAATAATCCTCATCGTACTCTTTCTTG ATGCCCTGCGGGAGGTGAGGAAGTACTCGAGCACTGACCAGAGCAAAGACTCCAAACTGCACCCCAACATGTTCGACCACATGCACATGAAGCTCTTCCGAGCTCAGAGGAACCTCTACATCTCGGGCTTCTCGCTCTTCCTGTGGCT TGTCATGAGGAGAGTCGTCACTCTGATAAGCCAGTTGGCCACGGCCGTCGGCACCAGCGTCGCTCTGCAGACTCAGGCTGAAAGTGCTAACAAAGCTGCCAAGAAATACATGGAGGACAATGAGATGCTCAAACAG GCACTTACAGATGCTAAAGGAGAAGGAGGGAAGATACAAGATCCAGAAGAGAACAAACTCCTGAAGAAAGAGGTGCAGAGACTGACGGAGGAGCTGAAGAGCAGCACAGATG ctCTGAAAAAGTCAAAGTCAGATTTGGAcaccatgaagaaacaaactgaaGGACTGACCAAAGAATACGACCGTCTCCTTCAAGAGCACCAGGAGATTCAG aATCAGCTGGACAGTGGAGACAAAAAAGACAACTAA